A genomic window from Pseudocitrobacter corydidari includes:
- the dgcQ gene encoding cellulose biosynthesis regulator diguanylate cyclase DgcQ: MHPVAPEKSPGWLRKLSQHSRPGRVVNLCFCVVLLFSTILTWRETVVLEEAYISSQRNNLENVAREMDGQLQFNVDRLLFFRHGMQAALQAPLAFEVLRNAEAEFSRKRHEADWHIALENRRTLPLNGVSDAFVEQSELLSRDNPLVTNEFTATLELGYLLRLSTITKNHLSRFSPRMLYVSRAGFFLSSEPVTRNITEQFYEQVTSPWFQQQSERLNPGRGVRWYTSFSSDKQHEAQMVTASVPLNYQHYWFGVLAAQLSVREMGDFLLRAVEGETEGEYQLYDSRMNLIASSDPRVTPLTQEVQAQLARAYEDNNRGSLREMTRYISWEKLRNFDGVLLRIHSLEEGLKGDFGRISIALTLLWVLFTGMLILSWMVIRQMVSNMSTLQESLQWRAWYDALTRLYNRGALFERAATASAQCRQAGKPLAVLQLDLDHFKSINDRYGHQAGDRVLTHIARLIANKIREGDIAGRVGGEEFCVVLPNATLAQAREIAERIRECINRREILVSKGHTIRVSASIGVSASDDEQERYDFAYLQSVADRRLYLAKEAGRNQVRAED, translated from the coding sequence GTGCATCCCGTAGCCCCAGAAAAATCCCCCGGTTGGTTGAGAAAGCTTAGCCAGCACTCCCGACCCGGTAGAGTGGTAAACCTCTGCTTTTGCGTTGTTCTGCTGTTTTCAACGATTCTGACGTGGCGTGAAACGGTGGTACTGGAGGAGGCTTATATCTCCAGCCAGCGCAATAATCTGGAAAACGTCGCCCGTGAGATGGACGGGCAGCTGCAATTCAACGTCGATCGCCTGCTTTTTTTTCGTCATGGTATGCAAGCCGCGCTGCAGGCGCCGCTGGCGTTTGAAGTCCTGCGTAATGCGGAAGCGGAATTCTCCCGTAAACGCCATGAGGCAGACTGGCATATCGCGCTGGAAAACCGCCGTACTCTGCCGCTTAATGGTGTGTCAGATGCCTTTGTCGAGCAGTCTGAGCTCTTATCTCGTGATAATCCGCTGGTGACTAACGAATTCACCGCTACGCTCGAATTGGGCTACCTGTTGCGACTGTCAACCATAACCAAAAACCATCTCTCGCGCTTTTCACCGCGTATGCTGTATGTATCGCGTGCCGGATTTTTCCTGAGCAGCGAGCCGGTAACCCGCAACATCACCGAACAGTTTTATGAGCAGGTGACCAGCCCATGGTTCCAGCAGCAGTCTGAACGTTTGAACCCGGGGCGCGGTGTACGCTGGTACACTTCATTCTCCAGCGATAAACAGCATGAAGCGCAGATGGTTACGGCATCGGTGCCGCTGAATTATCAGCACTATTGGTTTGGCGTGCTGGCAGCACAGCTTTCGGTCAGAGAAATGGGCGATTTTTTACTGCGCGCCGTTGAGGGCGAAACTGAAGGGGAGTACCAGCTTTATGATAGCCGGATGAACCTCATCGCCTCGTCCGACCCCCGCGTTACGCCACTCACGCAGGAAGTGCAGGCCCAGCTTGCGCGCGCCTATGAAGATAATAATCGCGGTAGTCTTCGCGAAATGACGCGCTATATCAGTTGGGAAAAGCTGCGTAATTTTGACGGCGTTCTGCTGCGAATTCATAGCCTGGAAGAGGGGCTAAAAGGCGATTTCGGGCGTATCAGCATCGCGCTTACGCTGCTGTGGGTGCTGTTCACCGGTATGCTGATTCTCTCGTGGATGGTTATTCGCCAAATGGTGAGTAACATGTCCACATTGCAGGAGTCCCTGCAATGGCGCGCCTGGTACGATGCACTGACGCGTTTATACAACCGTGGCGCATTGTTCGAACGTGCGGCAACGGCATCGGCACAGTGTCGGCAGGCAGGAAAACCGCTGGCGGTTCTGCAACTCGATCTCGATCATTTTAAATCAATTAACGATCGCTATGGCCATCAGGCAGGCGACCGCGTGCTGACACATATCGCCCGTTTAATTGCTAATAAAATACGCGAAGGGGATATTGCCGGGCGTGTGGGTGGAGAGGAGTTCTGCGTTGTTCTGCCAAACGCCACGCTCGCTCAGGCCCGCGAGATAGCTGAGCGGATCCGCGAGTGTATCAACCGCCGTGAGATACTGGTGTCGAAAGGGCACACCATCCGTGTAAGCGCGTCCATTGGGGTTTCTGCCAGCGACGATGAGCAGGAACGTTATGATTTTGCCTATCTGCAATCCGTGGCCGATCGTCGCCTCTATCTGGCGAAAGAGGCCGGACGTAATCAGGTGCGTGCCGAAGATTAA
- a CDS encoding very short patch repair endonuclease, translating into MADVHDKATRSKNMRAIGTRDTAIEKRVAALLAECGFAWTAQEKTLPGRPDFALDEYRCVIFTHGCFWHHHDCYLFKVPATRTEFWLAKIASNVARDRRDVARLHQLGWRVLIIWECALRGREKLVDNDLKERLEEWICAGEGSAQIGTQGMSQLATTSLPDTM; encoded by the coding sequence ATGGCGGACGTTCACGATAAAGCCACCCGCAGTAAAAACATGCGGGCGATCGGCACGCGCGACACGGCGATTGAAAAACGCGTCGCCGCGTTGCTCGCCGAGTGCGGCTTCGCCTGGACGGCGCAGGAGAAAACCCTGCCGGGGCGACCCGATTTTGCGCTGGACGAATACCGCTGCGTCATTTTCACCCATGGCTGTTTCTGGCATCACCACGACTGCTACCTGTTTAAGGTCCCCGCCACACGAACGGAATTCTGGCTGGCAAAAATCGCCAGCAATGTGGCGCGCGACAGACGCGATGTTGCCCGGCTGCATCAGTTAGGCTGGCGAGTATTGATTATCTGGGAGTGCGCCCTGCGCGGGCGAGAAAAACTGGTTGATAACGACCTGAAGGAAAGGCTGGAAGAGTGGATCTGCGCCGGCGAGGGCAGCGCGCAGATCGGCACTCAGGGGATGTCGCAACTGGCAACTACTTCTCTCCCTGACACGATGTAA
- the fliQ gene encoding flagellar biosynthesis protein FliQ, with translation MTPESVMMMGTEAMKVALALAAPLLLVALITGLVISILQAATQINEMTLSFIPKIIAVFIAIVIAGPWMLNLLLDYVRTLFNNIPYIIG, from the coding sequence ATGACACCTGAATCCGTGATGATGATGGGTACCGAAGCGATGAAAGTGGCGCTGGCGCTGGCTGCGCCGCTGCTGCTGGTGGCGCTGATTACGGGGCTGGTTATCAGTATTTTGCAGGCGGCGACGCAGATTAACGAAATGACGCTCTCATTCATTCCTAAAATCATCGCCGTGTTTATCGCTATCGTGATCGCCGGGCCGTGGATGCTTAACCTGCTGCTTGATTACGTACGCACCCTGTTCAATAACATTCCGTATATCATCGGCTAA
- the fliP gene encoding flagellar type III secretion system pore protein FliP (The bacterial flagellar biogenesis protein FliP forms a type III secretion system (T3SS)-type pore required for flagellar assembly.), with amino-acid sequence MRPIFAVLIPALLLLSPAAFAQLPGLVSQPLPGGGQSWSLPVQTLVFITSLTFIPAILLMMTSFTRIIIVFGLLRNALGTPSAPPNQVLLGLALFLTFFIMSPVIDKIYTDAYQPFSEDKISLQEAMDKGSQPLREFMLRQTREADLALFARLANSAPIEGPEAVPLRILLPAYVTSELKTAFQIGFTIFIPFLIIDLVIASVLMALGMMMVPPATIALPFKLMLFVLVDGWQLLVGSLAQSFYS; translated from the coding sequence ATGCGCCCTATTTTCGCTGTCCTCATCCCTGCGCTGTTGTTGCTCTCACCCGCTGCCTTTGCGCAGCTGCCGGGGCTGGTCAGCCAGCCATTACCGGGCGGCGGTCAAAGCTGGTCGCTGCCGGTTCAGACGCTGGTGTTTATCACCTCGCTGACGTTTATTCCGGCCATTTTGCTGATGATGACCAGTTTTACGCGCATCATTATCGTCTTCGGTCTGCTGCGCAACGCGCTGGGAACGCCCTCTGCACCACCGAATCAGGTGCTGTTGGGGCTGGCGCTGTTTCTGACCTTTTTTATCATGTCGCCGGTCATCGATAAGATTTACACCGACGCCTATCAGCCTTTTAGTGAAGACAAAATTTCGTTGCAGGAAGCGATGGATAAAGGTTCGCAGCCGCTGCGCGAGTTTATGCTGCGTCAGACGCGCGAGGCCGATTTGGCGCTGTTTGCGCGTCTGGCGAACAGTGCGCCCATTGAAGGCCCGGAAGCGGTGCCGCTGCGCATTCTGCTGCCTGCTTACGTGACCAGCGAGCTGAAAACCGCCTTCCAGATTGGCTTCACCATTTTTATTCCCTTCCTGATTATCGACCTGGTGATCGCCAGCGTGTTAATGGCGCTGGGGATGATGATGGTACCGCCCGCCACGATCGCCCTGCCGTTTAAGCTGATGCTGTTCGTGCTTGTCGACGGCTGGCAACTGCTGGTCGGTTCGCTGGCGCAAAGTTTTTACAGTTAA
- the drpB gene encoding cell division protein DrpB, with protein sequence MEETMTRGPGGKLALWVFYAFCGYFVWAMVRYFWVISEVETIPGATLDGEIASTSGKLLGALAGFIVLGIVGLILGGIAWYTRPRQTQE encoded by the coding sequence ATGGAAGAAACAATGACGCGTGGCCCTGGCGGTAAGCTGGCGTTATGGGTTTTTTATGCGTTCTGCGGCTATTTTGTCTGGGCGATGGTGCGTTACTTTTGGGTCATTAGCGAGGTTGAAACCATCCCTGGTGCGACGCTGGATGGTGAAATTGCCTCGACCTCCGGCAAACTGCTTGGTGCGCTTGCGGGGTTTATCGTGCTCGGCATTGTTGGGTTGATCCTCGGCGGCATCGCCTGGTATACCCGTCCTCGTCAGACTCAGGAATGA
- a CDS encoding mannosyl-3-phosphoglycerate phosphatase-related protein has protein sequence MFDRQQPLVIFTDLDGTLLDNHTYDWQPAASWLMRLKQRDVPVVLCSSKTAAEMMLIQKEIGLEGRAFIAENGAVIQLDAKWQDDESWPRIICGATHSDIVGVLHHLRERDGYKFTAISDVDAQVLSEWSGLNDKHAALARLQEASETLIWRDTDERMAAFSSTLHQLGLRFIQGARFWHVLDEQSGKAQAVSFLRRRMLQREGHSRLSLGLGDGPNDADLLDSTDYAVVVKSLSREGIHLKNDDPQRVYHTQLRGPSGWDEGLSHFLGD, from the coding sequence ATGTTTGATCGGCAACAACCGCTGGTTATCTTCACCGATCTGGATGGCACGCTGCTGGATAACCACACCTATGACTGGCAGCCAGCCGCGTCATGGCTGATGCGTCTTAAACAGCGGGATGTACCGGTTGTCCTGTGTAGCAGTAAAACTGCCGCAGAAATGATGCTTATTCAGAAAGAGATTGGTCTGGAAGGCCGCGCGTTTATTGCTGAAAACGGGGCGGTTATCCAGCTTGATGCAAAATGGCAGGATGACGAGTCCTGGCCGCGCATCATTTGCGGGGCGACACATAGCGATATTGTTGGTGTCCTGCACCATCTTCGCGAACGGGATGGCTATAAGTTTACCGCGATTTCCGATGTCGACGCACAGGTGCTCAGCGAGTGGTCTGGTCTGAATGACAAACATGCGGCGCTGGCACGCCTTCAGGAGGCTTCTGAGACGCTTATCTGGCGCGATACAGATGAACGCATGGCCGCATTTTCCTCGACGCTACATCAGCTTGGGCTACGTTTTATTCAGGGGGCGCGGTTTTGGCACGTGCTGGATGAACAAAGCGGTAAGGCACAGGCGGTCAGTTTTCTGCGCCGCAGGATGTTACAGCGGGAAGGCCACAGTCGTCTTTCTCTTGGCCTGGGCGATGGCCCTAACGATGCGGACCTGCTGGATAGCACCGATTACGCCGTGGTGGTGAAAAGCCTGAGCCGGGAAGGCATTCATTTAAAAAATGACGACCCGCAGCGGGTCTATCATACACAACTGCGAGGCCCGAGTGGCTGGGACGAGGGGCTCAGCCACTTCCTGGGTGATTAA
- the fliR gene encoding flagellar biosynthetic protein FliR — translation MLNITSDQWIHWISLYFWPLLRVLALITTAPILSERTVPKRVKLGLGLVITVVIAPAIPVPDVPLFSPDALWLALQQILIGIALGFTMQFAFAAVRTAGEIIGLQMGLSFATFVDPGSNLNMPVLARIMDMLAMLLFLVFNGHLWLISLLVDTFHTLPIGGEPLNSNAFLALSRAGGLIFLNGLMLALPVITLLLTVNLALGMLNRMAPQLSVFVIGFPVTLTVGILLMAALMPLIAPFCEHLFSEIFDLLADIISELPQLNSP, via the coding sequence ATGCTCAATATCACCAGCGACCAGTGGATCCACTGGATAAGTCTCTATTTCTGGCCGCTGCTGCGCGTGCTGGCGCTGATTACTACAGCCCCGATATTAAGCGAACGCACCGTACCTAAGCGCGTCAAACTGGGGCTCGGGCTGGTGATAACCGTGGTTATCGCCCCCGCCATTCCGGTACCGGATGTTCCGCTTTTTTCGCCTGACGCCCTTTGGTTGGCGCTTCAGCAAATCCTGATTGGCATTGCGCTGGGGTTTACCATGCAATTTGCCTTTGCCGCCGTGCGTACCGCCGGGGAGATTATCGGCCTGCAAATGGGGTTATCGTTTGCGACCTTTGTCGATCCCGGCAGCAACCTGAATATGCCCGTACTGGCGCGAATTATGGACATGCTCGCCATGCTGCTGTTTTTGGTTTTTAACGGCCATTTATGGCTAATTTCGCTACTGGTCGATACTTTTCACACCTTGCCCATTGGCGGTGAACCTCTTAACAGCAACGCCTTTCTGGCCCTCTCTCGGGCCGGCGGGCTCATCTTCCTCAATGGCCTTATGCTGGCACTCCCGGTCATTACGCTGCTGCTCACCGTTAACCTTGCATTAGGTATGCTTAACCGCATGGCACCGCAATTGTCCGTGTTTGTGATCGGTTTTCCAGTCACATTAACTGTAGGGATATTATTAATGGCGGCGTTAATGCCACTTATTGCCCCTTTTTGCGAACATTTATTTAGCGAAATATTCGATCTTTTAGCTGATATTATCAGCGAGTTACCCCAGCTCAATTCTCCATAA
- the dsrB gene encoding protein DsrB encodes MQVNDRVTVKTDGGPRRSGVVLAIEQFSEGTMYLVSLEDYPLGIWFFNEYGHPDGIFVEKVD; translated from the coding sequence ATGCAGGTGAACGATCGTGTCACGGTCAAAACGGATGGCGGCCCGCGTCGGTCGGGTGTGGTACTGGCGATTGAACAGTTCAGTGAAGGAACAATGTATTTGGTCTCGCTGGAAGATTATCCGCTCGGTATTTGGTTTTTCAATGAATATGGCCACCCGGACGGTATTTTCGTCGAAAAAGTAGACTGA
- the yedA gene encoding drug/metabolite exporter YedA has translation MRIRQLLPLIGALFALYIIWGSTYFAISIGVASWPPLMMAGVRFLSAGILLLSYLLLTGHRLPAWRPLLNAALIGVLLLSVGNGLVTVAEHQNVPSGIAAVMVATVPLFTLCFSRFFGIATRKLEWLGIAIGLAGIILLNSGGNLSGNPWGAVLILIGSMSWAFGSVYGSRIELPVGMMAGAVEMLAAGIVLMSASLLTGERLTTMPDTSGFLAVAYLAVFGSIIAINAYMFLIRNVSPAVATSYAYVNPVVAVLLGTGFNGERLSGVEWLALVIIIAAVVLVTLGKYLVGAKSSVTSCQGEK, from the coding sequence ATGCGTATTAGACAGCTGTTACCGCTTATCGGTGCATTATTTGCGCTCTACATAATCTGGGGTTCGACCTACTTCGCCATCAGCATCGGCGTTGCCAGTTGGCCACCGTTGATGATGGCTGGCGTGCGTTTCCTATCGGCGGGTATTTTGCTGCTCAGCTATCTGCTGTTAACCGGTCATCGCCTGCCCGCCTGGCGTCCGCTGCTAAACGCCGCGTTAATTGGCGTGCTGCTGCTTTCTGTGGGTAACGGCCTGGTGACCGTCGCCGAACACCAGAACGTGCCTTCCGGTATTGCTGCCGTAATGGTTGCGACGGTGCCGCTGTTTACACTCTGCTTCAGCCGCTTTTTTGGTATCGCGACGCGTAAACTCGAATGGTTGGGTATCGCCATCGGTCTTGCCGGGATTATTCTTCTCAACAGCGGCGGCAACCTCAGCGGTAACCCGTGGGGCGCGGTATTGATTTTGATTGGTTCGATGAGCTGGGCTTTCGGTTCTGTCTACGGTTCACGCATCGAATTGCCCGTCGGCATGATGGCAGGCGCGGTTGAAATGCTGGCGGCGGGTATCGTGCTGATGAGCGCTTCTCTGCTGACGGGTGAGCGTCTGACCACAATGCCGGATACCTCTGGTTTTCTGGCGGTAGCGTATCTGGCGGTGTTCGGCTCCATCATCGCCATCAATGCGTATATGTTTTTAATCCGCAACGTGTCGCCTGCGGTCGCAACCAGCTACGCCTACGTTAACCCTGTGGTGGCTGTACTGCTGGGTACCGGGTTTAACGGCGAGCGTTTATCGGGCGTCGAATGGCTGGCGCTGGTGATTATTATCGCCGCCGTGGTGCTGGTGACATTAGGAAAGTATCTGGTCGGCGCGAAAAGCAGCGTTACATCGTGTCAGGGAGAGAAGTAG
- a CDS encoding phosphohydrolase yields the protein MTIDAWQQRFERWFAQHYPGGDAAHDISHFRRVWHSARHIAADEPVNLLVLLTACYFHDIISPPKNHPDRSRASRLSAERTLAILREDFPDFPNEHFAALAHAIEAHSFSAQITPLTLEAKIVQDADRLEALGAIGLARVFAVSGAMNTPLFDADDPFADSRPLDDKRWALDHFQTKLLRLPQTMQTARGRMLAQHNADYLVQFMAKLSAELRGDPQGLDEVVVRRFAPSE from the coding sequence ATGACAATCGATGCATGGCAGCAGCGTTTCGAACGCTGGTTCGCACAACATTACCCCGGTGGCGATGCCGCCCACGATATTTCCCATTTCCGCCGTGTCTGGCACAGCGCCAGGCACATCGCCGCCGACGAGCCGGTCAACTTACTGGTACTGCTTACGGCCTGCTATTTTCACGACATTATCAGCCCGCCCAAAAATCATCCCGATCGTTCTCGCGCATCGCGGTTATCCGCCGAACGCACACTGGCTATTCTGCGTGAGGATTTCCCCGACTTCCCAAATGAGCACTTTGCTGCTTTAGCGCACGCCATCGAGGCCCACAGTTTCAGCGCGCAGATAACGCCGCTGACGCTGGAAGCGAAAATTGTGCAGGATGCCGACCGCCTTGAAGCGTTGGGGGCGATCGGCCTTGCGCGCGTGTTTGCCGTGTCGGGCGCCATGAACACGCCGCTGTTTGATGCGGACGATCCTTTTGCTGATTCTCGCCCATTAGACGATAAACGTTGGGCGCTGGATCACTTTCAAACCAAGCTGTTACGGTTGCCGCAAACCATGCAAACGGCCAGAGGGCGCATGCTTGCACAGCATAACGCCGACTATCTGGTGCAGTTTATGGCGAAACTGAGTGCCGAACTGCGTGGCGATCCGCAGGGACTCGATGAAGTGGTGGTGCGCCGATTTGCGCCGTCGGAATGA
- a CDS encoding DNA cytosine methyltransferase — protein MQQSESLSAAPHRAVETDAQALLEHVLEIYDLKTVVAQLNAVGEQHWSPAIVKRVVTLARANTRLSENEVAQLTALLPKPPAHHPDYAFRFVDLFAGIGGIRHGFEAIGGKCVFTSEWNKHAVRTYKANWFCDPNEHQFNADIRDITLSHHTDVSDSEAQAHIRQHIPQHDVLLAGFPCQPFSLAGVSKKNALGRAHGFACDTQGTLFFDVVRIIDARRPPIFVLENVKNLKSHDGGKTFRIIMQTLDELGYEVSDAADMGADDPKIIDGQHFLPQHRERIVLVGFRRDLGLHKGFTLRDIPDYYPARRPEFGELLDPQVDEKFILTPVLWKYLYRYARKHQAKGNGFGYGMVDPTRPGSVARTLSARYYKDGAEILIDRGWDKALGEKNFDDPQNQQRRPRRLTPRECARLMGFEQPQGHQFRIPVSDTQAYRQFGNSVVVPVFAAVARLLRSRILQAVAMREKNGGRSR, from the coding sequence ATGCAACAGAGTGAGTCACTGAGTGCGGCCCCGCATCGGGCGGTTGAAACCGATGCCCAGGCACTGCTCGAACATGTGCTGGAAATTTACGATCTCAAAACCGTCGTAGCGCAGTTGAATGCGGTCGGCGAGCAGCACTGGAGCCCGGCGATCGTTAAGCGGGTGGTGACGCTGGCGCGTGCCAATACGCGGTTGAGTGAAAATGAAGTTGCACAGCTTACGGCTTTATTGCCCAAACCTCCCGCACATCATCCTGATTACGCATTCCGTTTTGTCGATCTGTTTGCCGGTATCGGCGGCATTCGCCACGGGTTTGAAGCCATCGGCGGGAAGTGCGTGTTTACCAGCGAATGGAACAAACATGCGGTGCGTACTTATAAAGCTAACTGGTTCTGTGACCCAAACGAGCATCAGTTCAATGCCGACATCCGTGATATCACCTTAAGCCACCACACTGATGTGAGCGACAGCGAAGCCCAGGCGCATATCCGTCAGCACATTCCCCAGCACGATGTGTTACTCGCAGGCTTCCCGTGTCAGCCGTTCTCGCTGGCAGGCGTTTCCAAGAAAAATGCATTAGGCCGTGCGCACGGTTTTGCCTGCGATACGCAGGGCACGCTGTTTTTTGACGTGGTGCGCATCATTGACGCGCGTCGCCCGCCTATCTTTGTGCTGGAGAACGTCAAGAACCTGAAAAGTCACGACGGCGGCAAAACCTTCCGCATCATTATGCAAACCCTGGATGAACTGGGATACGAAGTCTCGGATGCGGCGGATATGGGCGCGGATGACCCGAAAATTATCGACGGGCAGCACTTTTTACCGCAGCACCGCGAGCGCATAGTGCTGGTGGGCTTCCGACGCGATCTTGGTCTGCACAAAGGATTTACCCTACGCGATATTCCGGATTACTACCCGGCGCGGCGTCCTGAATTTGGCGAACTGCTCGACCCGCAGGTAGATGAAAAATTCATCCTGACCCCGGTACTGTGGAAATATCTCTACCGCTACGCGCGTAAGCATCAGGCAAAAGGTAACGGTTTTGGCTACGGCATGGTTGACCCAACGCGTCCCGGCAGCGTGGCGCGTACGCTTTCAGCGCGCTATTACAAAGACGGCGCGGAGATCCTTATCGATCGTGGTTGGGATAAAGCGCTGGGCGAGAAGAATTTCGACGATCCGCAAAACCAGCAGCGTCGCCCGCGCCGCTTAACGCCACGGGAATGCGCGCGCCTGATGGGCTTTGAACAACCTCAGGGGCATCAGTTCCGTATTCCGGTTTCTGATACTCAGGCGTACCGCCAGTTTGGTAACTCGGTGGTGGTGCCGGTTTTTGCCGCCGTGGCGCGTCTGCTGCGTTCACGCATTCTACAGGCCGTCGCGATGCGAGAGAAAAATGGCGGACGTTCACGATAA
- the rcsA gene encoding transcriptional regulator RcsA — translation MSTIIMDLCSYTRLGLIGYLTSRGVKKRDIDNVSDVDGLAALCSTRRPSVVFINEDCFIHDAQSSQHIKQIINQHPRTLFIVFMAIANIHFDEYLLVRSNLLISSKSIKPETLDDILGNYLKKENDNVKQFNMSTLSLSRTESSMLRMWMSGQGTIQISDQMNIKAKTVSSHKGNIKRKIKTHNKQVIYHVVRLAENVTSGIYVNMR, via the coding sequence ATGTCAACGATTATTATGGATCTATGCAGTTACACCCGGCTAGGATTGATAGGGTACTTGACGAGTCGAGGGGTTAAGAAGCGCGATATTGATAACGTCAGCGACGTCGACGGACTTGCGGCATTGTGTAGCACCCGCCGTCCGTCTGTGGTGTTCATTAATGAAGACTGTTTTATCCACGATGCACAGAGCAGTCAGCACATTAAACAAATCATTAATCAACACCCCAGAACGCTGTTTATCGTTTTTATGGCGATTGCAAATATCCATTTTGATGAATATTTACTGGTTAGGAGTAATCTGTTAATTAGCTCCAAATCGATCAAGCCAGAAACCCTTGACGATATTTTAGGGAATTATCTGAAAAAAGAAAATGACAATGTAAAACAGTTCAACATGTCGACATTATCGTTAAGTCGGACGGAATCGAGCATGTTAAGGATGTGGATGTCGGGACAGGGAACGATTCAGATATCGGATCAAATGAATATTAAGGCCAAGACGGTATCGTCACATAAGGGTAATATCAAGAGGAAAATTAAAACGCATAATAAGCAAGTGATCTATCACGTTGTGCGTCTTGCTGAAAATGTCACCTCCGGCATTTACGTGAATATGCGTTAA
- a CDS encoding DUF808 family protein, whose amino-acid sequence MAGSSLLTLLDDIATLLDDISMMGKLAAKKTAGVLGDDLSLNAQQVSGVRANRELPVVWSVAKGSLLNKVILVPLALLISAFIPWAVTPLLMIGGAFLCFEGVEKVVHTLHARKHKEDDAARQQRLDAIANQDPMVYERDKVKGAVRTDFILSAEIVAITLGIVAEAPLLNQVLILSGIAVLVTVGVYGLVGIIVKLDDMGYWLAEKKSALAQGVGKGLLFVAPWLMKILSVVGTLAMFLVGGGIVVHGVAPLHHAIEGFAAQQGAVVAMLLPTIANLVLGFIIGAVVVVVVNGINRLRQREG is encoded by the coding sequence GTGGCGGGAAGTAGTTTATTAACCTTACTGGATGATATTGCCACGCTGCTGGATGACATCTCGATGATGGGCAAGCTGGCGGCGAAAAAAACGGCGGGCGTGCTGGGCGATGATTTGTCGCTCAATGCGCAGCAGGTTTCCGGCGTGCGCGCGAATCGTGAACTTCCGGTGGTCTGGAGCGTAGCGAAGGGTTCGCTGCTGAATAAAGTGATCCTCGTGCCGTTGGCCCTGTTGATCAGCGCGTTTATCCCCTGGGCGGTGACCCCGTTGTTAATGATAGGTGGGGCGTTCCTGTGCTTTGAAGGGGTTGAGAAAGTGGTGCATACGCTGCATGCGCGTAAGCACAAAGAGGATGATGCGGCGCGCCAGCAGCGATTAGATGCCATCGCCAATCAGGACCCGATGGTTTACGAACGCGATAAAGTGAAAGGCGCTGTCCGTACCGACTTTATTCTCTCCGCAGAAATCGTCGCCATTACCCTTGGTATCGTGGCGGAAGCCCCGCTACTGAACCAGGTTTTGATTCTGTCAGGGATCGCCGTGTTGGTCACCGTCGGCGTTTACGGGCTGGTGGGCATCATCGTTAAACTGGACGATATGGGCTACTGGCTGGCGGAGAAAAAGAGCGCGCTGGCACAAGGCGTCGGGAAAGGTTTACTTTTTGTTGCACCATGGTTGATGAAAATACTGTCAGTGGTGGGTACGCTGGCGATGTTTTTGGTCGGCGGCGGGATTGTGGTCCACGGTGTTGCGCCGCTGCATCACGCGATTGAAGGCTTCGCCGCGCAGCAGGGCGCCGTTGTCGCGATGCTGTTACCGACGATTGCGAATCTGGTGCTCGGTTTTATTATCGGCGCTGTCGTGGTGGTGGTCGTGAATGGCATCAATCGCCTTCGTCAGCGTGAAGGCTAA
- a CDS encoding YodC family protein — MVFLVSDEVRSKNGGQRMVVTGYASGMVECRWYDGFGVKREAFREDELMPGGDRAQEKA; from the coding sequence ATGGTCTTTTTGGTCAGTGATGAAGTTCGGTCTAAAAATGGTGGTCAGCGCATGGTCGTGACGGGTTATGCCAGTGGGATGGTTGAATGCCGCTGGTATGACGGTTTTGGCGTCAAGCGTGAAGCCTTCCGTGAAGATGAGCTTATGCCCGGCGGCGATCGCGCGCAGGAGAAAGCCTAG
- a CDS encoding YodD family protein translates to MMNNAKATHGVNVDALLAAINEISESEIHRAADDPYHVSVDGREYHTWRELAEAFELDIHDFSVNEVNR, encoded by the coding sequence ATGATGAATAATGCCAAAGCGACCCACGGCGTCAACGTTGATGCGCTGCTGGCAGCAATCAATGAAATCAGCGAAAGCGAAATCCATCGTGCCGCTGACGATCCCTATCATGTGAGCGTTGATGGCCGCGAATACCATACCTGGCGGGAACTGGCTGAAGCGTTTGAGCTGGATATACACGACTTTAGCGTGAACGAAGTGAATCGCTGA